The Deltaproteobacteria bacterium genome window below encodes:
- a CDS encoding nucleotidyl transferase AbiEii/AbiGii toxin family protein, whose translation MNLHQNKQDFRDAVQATAENLKIRAVYVEKDYWVSLLLKRLSTHPKSSELVFKGGTSLSKAYKVVKRFSEDVDIAIVKGNKTDAAIGRLIKEIAKDVTVAPFIEREEPGITSKKGLMRRTLHEYPRSIAGTNFGPVRDQLLLEVNCFGNPTPALQMVISSFITEHLEAIGAQSTIEEYSLHPFKISVLDWKITFVEKILSLAYASMQDGMDKTIELRSRVRHFYDLTMLFSQREFEEYLLSQEFLNDLRRIRQDERLASRTKWTDTRLVEAPLFANPKTAMDNVEGFFAADLKEIVIPEGNLPQFKEVRNCFATIQDRVGLE comes from the coding sequence TTGAATCTTCACCAGAACAAACAAGATTTTCGAGACGCCGTTCAGGCGACGGCGGAGAATTTGAAAATCCGGGCGGTTTACGTTGAGAAAGACTATTGGGTCTCACTTCTGCTCAAACGACTATCCACACACCCCAAGTCTTCTGAACTCGTGTTTAAAGGTGGCACATCTCTTTCCAAAGCATACAAAGTTGTGAAGCGCTTCTCTGAAGACGTCGATATCGCGATCGTGAAGGGTAATAAGACGGATGCCGCGATCGGTAGACTCATTAAGGAAATCGCGAAAGATGTCACGGTTGCTCCATTCATCGAACGTGAAGAGCCCGGTATCACCAGCAAGAAGGGGCTCATGAGACGAACACTGCACGAATACCCTCGCTCAATTGCCGGAACAAACTTTGGACCTGTTCGCGATCAACTTCTGCTGGAAGTAAACTGCTTTGGAAATCCGACTCCAGCACTTCAGATGGTAATTTCATCATTTATTACAGAACACCTCGAGGCAATAGGCGCACAAAGCACGATCGAGGAATACTCGTTACATCCATTTAAAATCTCGGTATTGGACTGGAAAATCACCTTCGTTGAAAAGATACTGTCGCTCGCATACGCAAGCATGCAAGACGGAATGGACAAGACGATTGAGCTTCGAAGTCGAGTCCGTCACTTCTATGATTTGACGATGCTGTTTTCTCAGCGAGAATTTGAAGAATACCTCTTATCCCAGGAATTCTTAAATGACCTCCGACGAATCCGACAAGATGAACGACTCGCGAGTCGCACAAAATGGACTGACACTCGGCTGGTCGAAGCTCCATTGTTCGCCAACCCCAAAACGGCAATGGACAATGTTGAAGGATTCTTTGCTGCTGATCTCAAAGAGATCGTCATCCCCGAAGGAAATCTCCCTCAGTTCAAAGAAGTACGAAATTGCTTTGCCACGATTCAAGACCGTGTTGGGTTAGAGTAG